The Penaeus chinensis breed Huanghai No. 1 chromosome 29, ASM1920278v2, whole genome shotgun sequence genome window below encodes:
- the LOC125040481 gene encoding serine-rich adhesin for platelets-like: protein MVSCSSPGSSPLPSSLSSIPHVSSSVSECSFTKSHPSISIPSSMSLSKSCSAMISSSCSGSESNIVSSSSESSSHSSLSYVISVSRSSSCSSSISASSSKSISSSQHSSSFTSSISPSSSSSIMESRSSGITSSIVSSSSLSSSLSIVQNISSSVSECSLREVSSSSSSSIYSSCIPSSLVSRSSSCVSPSSRIESSSFSSSKSLPSSSISSLISLSISCSALISSSFTGSGSNIASSSSESSSQSSLSSVISDSRSEIGSSSSCSSSIRKSISSSHGSPSITSSSSIMVSCSSPGSSPLPSSLSSIPHVSSSVSECSFTKSHPSISIPSSMSLSKSCSAMISSSCSGSESNIVSSSSESSSHSSLSSVISVSRSSSCSSSISASSSKSISSSQQSSSFTSSISPSSSSSIMESRSSGITSSIVSSSSLSSSLSIVQNISSSVSECSLREESSSSSSSIYSSCIPSSLVLRSSSCVSPSSRIESSSFSSSKSLPSSSISSLISLSISCSALISSSFTGSGSNIASSSSESSSQSSLSSVISDSRSEIGSSSSCSSSIRKSISSSHGSPSITSSSSIMVSCSSPGSSPLPSSLSSIPHVSSSVSECSFTKSHPSISIPSSMSLSKSCSAMISSSCSGSESNIVSSSSESSSHSSLSSVISVSRSSSCSSSISASSSKSISSSQHSSSFTSSISPSSSSSIMESRSSGITSSIVSSSSLSSSLSIVQNISSSVSECSLREVSSSSSSSIYSSCIPSSLVSRSSSCVSPSSRIESSSFSSSKSLPSSSISSLISLSISCSALISSSFTGSGSNIASSSSESSSQSSLSSVISDSRSEIGSSSSCSSSIRKSISSSHGSPSITSSSSIMVSCSSPGSSPLPSSLSSIPHVSSSVSECSFTKSHPSISIPSSMSLSKSCSAMISSSCSGSESNIVSSSSESSSHSSLSSVISVSRSSSCSSSISASSSKSISSSQHSSSFTSSISPSSSSSIMESRSSGITSSIVSSSSLSSSLSIVQNISSSVSECSLREKSSSSSSSIYSSCIPSSLVLRSSSCVSPSSRIESSSFSSSKSLPSSSISSLISLSISCSALISSSFTGSGSNIASSSSESSSQSSLSSVISDSRSEIGSSSSCSSSIRKSISSSHGSPSITSSSSIMVSCSSPGSSPLPSSLSSIPHVSSSVSECSFTKSHPSISIPSSMSLSKSCSAMISSSCSGSESNIVSSSSESSSHSSLSSVISVSRSSSCSSSISASSSKSISSSQHSSSFISSISPSSSSSTMESRSSGITSSIVSSSSLSSSLSIVQNISSSVSECSLREVSSSSSSSIYSSCIPSSLVSRSSSCVSPSSRIESSSFSSSKSLPSSSISSLISLSISCSALISSSFTGSGSNIASSSSTSSSQSSLSSVISDSRSEIGSNSSCSSSIRKSISSSHGSPSITSSSSIMVSCSSPGSSPLPSSLSSIPHVSSSVSECSFTKSHPSISIPSSMSLSKSCSAMISSSCSGSESNIVSSSSESSSQSSLSSVISVSRSSSCSSSISASSSKSISSSQHTSSFTSSISPSSSSSIMESRSSGITSSIVSSSSLSSSLSIVQNISSSVSECSLREKSSSSSSSIYSSCIPSSLVLRSSSCVSPSSRIESSSFSSSKSLPSSSISSLISLSISCSALISSSCTGSGSNIASSSSESSSQSSLSSVISDSRSEIGSSSSCSSSIRKSISSSHGSPSITSSSSIMVSCSYPGSSPLPSSLSSIPYVSSSVSECSFTKSHPSISIPSSMSLSISCSAMISSSCSGSESNIVSSSSESSSHSSLSSVISVSRSSSCSSSISASSSKSISSSQHSSSFTSSISPSSSSSTMESRSSGITSSLVSSSSLSSSLSIVQNISSSVSECSLREVSSSSSSSIYSSCIPSSLVSRSSSCVSPSSRIESSSFSSSKSLPSSSISSLISLSISCSALISSSFTGSGSNIASSSSESSSQSSLSSVISDSRSEIGSSSSCSSSIRKSISSSHGSPSITSSSSIMVSCSSPGSSPLPSSLSSIPHVSSSVSECSFTKSHPSISIPSSMSLSKSCSAMISSSCSGSESNIVSSSSESSSHSSLSSVISVSRSSSCSSSISASSSKSISSSQHSSSFTSSISPSSSSSIMESRSSGITSSIVSSSSLSSSLSIVQNISSSVSECSLREKSSSSSSSIYSSCIPSSLVLRSSSCVSPSSRIESSSFSSSKSLPSSSISSLISLSISCSALISSSFTGSGSNIASSSSESSSQSSLSSVISDSRSEIGSSSSCSSSIRKSISSSHGSPSITSSSSIMVSCSSPGSSPLPSSLSSIPHVSSSVSECSFTKSHPSISIPSSMSLSKSCSAMISSSCSGSESNIVSSSSESSSHSSLSSVISVSRSSSCSSSISASSSKSISSSQHSSSFISSISPSSSSSTMESRSSGITSSIVSSSSLSSSLSIVQNISSSVSECSLREVSSSSSSSIYSSCIPSSLVSRSSSCVSPSSRIESSSFSSSKSLPSSSISSLISLSISCSALISSSFTGSGSNIASSSSESSSQSSLSSVISDSRSEIGSSSSCSSSIRKSISSSHGSPSITSSSSIMVSCSSPGSSPLPSSLSSIPHVSSSVSECSFTKSHPSISIPSSMSLSKSCSAMISSSCSGSESNIVSSSSESSSHSSLSSVISVSRSSSCSSSISASSSKSISSSQHSSSFTSSISPSSSSSIMESRSSGITSSIVSSSSLSSSLSIVQNISSSVSECSLRE, encoded by the coding sequence ATGGTATCATGTAGTTCTCCTGGAAGCAGTCCTTTGCCAAGTAGCTTGAGTAGTATTCCACATGTATCTAGTTCAGTCAGTGAATGTTCATTTACTAAATCTCATCCTAGTATTTCTATTCCAAGTTCAATGAGTCTCAGTAAATCCTGCAGTGCAATGATATCAAGTAGCTGTTCAGGCAGTGAGAGTAATATTGTTTCCAGCAGCTCTGAATCAAGTAGCCATAGCAGTTTGAGTTATGTTATTTCAGTTTCAAGAAGTAGTTCATGTTCCAGCAGTATCAGTGCTTCTAGTAGTAAATCGATATCAAGCAGCCAACACAGTTCAAGCTTTACAAGCTCTATCAGTCCAAGTAGTTCAAGCAGCATAATGGAATCACGTAGTTCTGGAATTACAAGTAGTATTGTTTCAAGCAGTTCTTTGTCGAGTAGCTTGAGCATTGTTCAAAACATATCTAGCTCAGTCAGTGAATGTTCACTAAGAGAAGTGAGCTCATCTTCAAGTAGTTCCATTTATTCATCATGTATACCAAGTAGTCTTGTTTCAAGAAGTTCCAGTTGTGTTAGTCCATCTTCAAGAATTGAAAGTAGCTCCTTTTCAAGCAGTAAATCTCTTCCCAGCAGTTCTATATCAAGCTTAATAAGTCTCAGTATATCATGTAGTGCACTGATATCAAGTAGCTTTACAGGCAGTGGAAGTAATATTGCTTCCAGCAGCTCTGAGTCAAGTAGCCAGAGCAGTTTGAGTTCTGTTATATCAGATTCAAGAAGTGAAATTGGATCAAGTAGTTCATGTTCAAGCAGTATTCGTAAATCCATATCAAGCAGCCATGGCAGTCCAAGCATTACAAGCTCAAGCAGCATAATGGTATCATGTAGTTCTCCCGGAAGCAGTCCTTTGCCAAGTAGCTTGAGTAGTATTCCACATGTATCTAGTTCAGTCAGTGAATGTTCATTTACTAAATCTCATCCTAGTATTTCTATTCCAAGTTCAATGAGTCTCAGTAAATCCTGCAGTGCAATGATATCAAGTAGCTGTTCAGGCAGTGAGAGTAATATTGTTTCCAGCAGCTCTGAATCAAGTAGCCATAGCAGTTTGAGTTCTGTTATTTCAGTTTCAAGAAGTAGTTCATGTTCCAGCAGTATCAGTGCTTCTAGTAGTAAATCGATATCAAGCAGCCAACAGAGTTCAAGCTTTACAAGCTCTATCAGTCCAAGTAGTTCAAGCAGCATAATGGAATCACGTAGTTCTGGAATTACAAGTAGTATTGTTTCAAGCAGTTCTTTGTCGAGTAGCTTGAGCATTGTTCAAAACATATCTAGCTCAGTCAGTGAATGTTCACTAAGAGAAGAGAGCTCATCTTCAAGTAGTTCCATTTATTCATCATGTATACCAAGTAGTCTTGTTTTAAGAAGTTCCAGTTGTGTTAGTCCATCTTCAAGAATTGAAAGTAGCTCCTTTTCAAGCAGTAAATCTCTTCCCAGCAGTTCTATATCAAGCTTAATAAGTCTCAGTATATCATGTAGTGCACTGATATCAAGTAGCTTTACAGGCAGTGGAAGTAATATTGCTTCCAGCAGCTCTGAGTCAAGTAGCCAGAGCAGTTTGAGTTCTGTTATATCAGATTCAAGAAGTGAAATTGGATCAAGTAGTTCATGTTCAAGCAGTATTCGTAAATCCATATCAAGCAGCCATGGCAGTCCAAGCATTACAAGCTCAAGCAGCATAATGGTATCATGTAGTTCTCCCGGAAGCAGTCCTTTGCCAAGTAGCTTGAGTAGTATTCCACATGTATCTAGTTCAGTCAGTGAATGTTCATTTACTAAATCTCATCCTAGTATTTCTATTCCAAGTTCAATGAGTCTCAGTAAATCCTGCAGTGCAATGATATCAAGTAGCTGTTCAGGCAGTGAGAGTAATATTGTTTCCAGCAGCTCTGAATCAAGTAGCCATAGCAGTTTGAGTTCTGTTATTTCAGTTTCAAGAAGTAGTTCATGTTCCAGCAGTATCAGTGCTTCTAGTAGTAAATCGATATCAAGCAGCCAACACAGTTCAAGCTTTACAAGCTCTATCAGTCCAAGTAGTTCAAGCAGCATAATGGAATCACGTAGTTCTGGAATTACAAGTAGTATTGTTTCAAGCAGTTCTTTGTCGAGTAGCTTGAGCATTGTTCAAAACATATCTAGCTCAGTCAGTGAATGTTCACTAAGAGAAGTGAGCTCATCTTCAAGTAGTTCCATTTATTCATCATGTATACCAAGTAGTCTTGTTTCAAGAAGTTCCAGTTGTGTTAGTCCATCTTCAAGAATTGAAAGTAGCTCCTTTTCAAGCAGTAAATCTCTTCCCAGCAGTTCTATATCAAGCTTAATAAGTCTCAGTATATCATGTAGTGCACTGATATCAAGTAGCTTTACAGGCAGTGGAAGTAATATTGCTTCCAGCAGCTCTGAGTCAAGTAGCCAGAGCAGTTTGAGTTCTGTTATATCAGATTCAAGAAGTGAAATTGGATCAAGTAGTTCATGTTCAAGCAGTATTCGTAAATCCATATCAAGCAGCCATGGCAGTCCAAGCATTACAAGCTCAAGCAGCATAATGGTATCATGTAGTTCTCCCGGAAGCAGTCCTTTGCCAAGTAGCTTGAGTAGTATTCCACATGTATCTAGTTCAGTCAGTGAATGTTCATTTACTAAATCTCATCCTAGTATTTCTATTCCAAGTTCAATGAGTCTCAGTAAATCCTGCAGTGCAATGATATCAAGTAGCTGTTCAGGCAGTGAGAGTAATATTGTTTCCAGCAGCTCTGAATCAAGTAGCCATAGCAGTTTGAGTTCTGTTATTTCAGTTTCAAGAAGTAGTTCATGTTCCAGCAGTATCAGTGCTTCTAGTAGTAAATCGATATCAAGCAGCCAACACAGTTCAAGCTTTACAAGCTCTATCAGTCCAAGTAGTTCAAGCAGCATAATGGAATCACGTAGTTCTGGAATTACAAGTAGTATTGTTTCAAGCAGTTCTTTGTCGAGTAGCTTGAGCATTGTTCAAAACATATCTAGCTCAGTCAGTGAATGTTCACTAAGAGAAAAGAGCTCATCTTCAAGTAGTTCCATTTATTCATCATGTATACCAAGTAGTCTTGTTTTAAGAAGTTCCAGTTGTGTTAGTCCATCTTCAAGAATTGAAAGTAGCTCCTTTTCAAGCAGTAAATCTCTTCCCAGCAGTTCTATATCAAGCTTAATAAGTCTCAGTATATCATGTAGTGCACTGATATCAAGTAGCTTTACAGGCAGTGGAAGTAATATTGCTTCCAGCAGCTCTGAGTCAAGTAGCCAGAGCAGTTTGAGTTCTGTTATATCAGATTCAAGAAGTGAAATTGGATCAAGTAGTTCATGTTCAAGCAGTATTCGTAAATCCATATCAAGCAGCCATGGCAGTCCAAGCATTACAAGCTCAAGCAGCATAATGGTATCATGTAGTTCTCCCGGAAGCAGTCCTTTGCCAAGTAGCTTGAGTAGTATTCCACATGTATCTAGTTCAGTCAGTGAATGTTCATTTACTAAATCTCATCCTAGTATTTCTATTCCAAGTTCAATGAGTCTCAGTAAATCCTGCAGTGCAATGATATCAAGTAGCTGTTCAGGCAGTGAGAGTAATATTGTTTCCAGCAGCTCTGAATCAAGTAGCCATAGCAGTTTGAGTTCTGTTATTTCAGTTTCAAGAAGTAGTTCATGTTCCAGCAGTATCAGTGCTTCTAGTAGTAAATCGATATCAAGCAGCCAACACAGTTCAAGCTTTATAAGCTCTATCAGTCCAAGTAGTTCAAGCAGCACAATGGAATCACGTAGTTCTGGAATTACAAGTAGTATTGTTTCAAGCAGTTCTTTGTCGAGTAGCTTGAGCATTGTTCAAAACATATCTAGCTCAGTCAGTGAATGTTCACTAAGAGAAGTGAGCTCATCTTCAAGTAGTTCCATTTATTCATCATGTATACCAAGTAGTCTTGTTTCAAGAAGTTCCAGTTGTGTTAGTCCATCTTCAAGAATTGAAAGTAGCTCCTTTTCAAGCAGTAAATCTCTTCCCAGCAGTTCTATATCAAGCTTAATAAGTCTCAGTATATCATGTAGTGCACTGATATCAAGTAGCTTTACAGGCAGTGGAAGTAATATTGCTTCCAGCAGCTCTACGTCAAGTAGCCAGAGCAGTTTGAGTTCTGTTATATCAGATTCAAGAAGTGAAATTGGATCAAATAGTTCATGTTCAAGCAGTATTCGTAAATCCATATCAAGCAGCCATGGCAGTCCAAGCATTACAAGCTCAAGCAGCATAATGGTATCATGTAGTTCTCCCGGAAGCAGTCCTTTGCCAAGTAGCTTGAGTAGTATTCCACATGTATCTAGTTCAGTCAGTGAATGTTCATTTACTAAATCTCATCCTAGTATTTCTATTCCAAGTTCAATGAGTCTCAGTAAATCCTGCAGTGCAATGATATCAAGTAGCTGTTCAGGCAGTGAGAGTAATATTGTTTCCAGCAGCTCTGAATCAAGTAGCCAGAGCAGTTTGAGTTCTGTTATTTCAGTTTCAAGAAGTAGTTCATGTTCCAGCAGTATCAGTGCTTCTAGTAGTAAATCGATATCAAGCAGCCAACACACTTCAAGCTTTACAAGCTCTATCAGTCCAAGTAGTTCAAGCAGCATAATGGAATCACGTAGTTCTGGAATTACAAGTAGTATTGTTTCAAGCAGTTCTTTGTCGAGTAGCTTGAGCATTGTTCAAAACATATCTAGCTCAGTCAGTGAATGTTCATTAAGAGAAAAGAGCTCATCTTCAAGTAGTTCCATTTATTCATCATGTATACCAAGTAGTCTTGTTTTAAGAAGTTCCAGTTGTGTTAGTCCATCTTCAAGAATTGAAAGTAGCTCCTTTTCAAGCAGTAAATCTCTTCCCAGCAGTTCTATATCAAGCTTAATAAGTCTCAGTATATCATGTAGTGCACTGATATCAAGTAGCTGTACAGGCAGTGGAAGTAATATTGCTTCCAGTAGCTCTGAGTCAAGTAGCCAGAGCAGTTTGAGTTCTGTTATATCAGATTCAAGAAGTGAAATAGGATCAAGTAGTTCATGTTCAAGCAGTATTCGTAAATCCATATCAAGCAGCCATGGCAGTCCAAGCATTACAAGCTCAAGCAGCATAATGGTATCATGTAGTTATCCTGGAAGCAGTCCTTTGCCAAGTAGCTTGAGTAGTATTCCATATGTATCTAGTTCAGTCAGTGAATGTTCATTTACTAAATCTCATCCTAGTATTTCTATTCCAAGTTCAATGAGTCTCAGTATATCCTGCAGTGCAATGATATCAAGTAGCTGTTCAGGCAGTGAGAGTAATATTGTTTCCAGCAGCTCTGAATCAAGTAGCCATAGCAGTTTGAGTTCTGTTATTTCAGTTTCAAGAAGTAGTTCATGTTCCAGCAGTATCAGTGCTTCTAGTAGTAAATCGATATCAAGCAGCCAACACAGTTCAAGCTTTACAAGCTCTATCAGTCCAAGTAGTTCAAGCAGCACAATGGAATCACGTAGTTCTGGAATTACAAGTAGTCTTGTTTCAAGCAGTTCTTTGTCGAGTAGCTTGAGCATTGTTCAAAACATATCTAGCTCAGTCAGTGAATGTTCACTAAGAGAAGTGAGCTCATCTTCAAGTAGTTCCATTTATTCATCATGTATACCAAGTAGTCTTGTTTCAAGAAGTTCCAGTTGTGTTAGTCCATCTTCAAGAATTGAAAGTAGCTCCTTTTCAAGCAGTAAATCTCTTCCCAGCAGTTCTATATCAAGCTTAATAAGTCTCAGTATATCATGTAGTGCACTGATATCAAGTAGCTTTACAGGCAGTGGAAGTAATATTGCTTCCAGCAGCTCTGAGTCAAGTAGCCAGAGCAGTTTGAGTTCTGTTATATCAGATTCAAGAAGTGAAATTGGATCAAGTAGTTCATGTTCAAGCAGTATTCGTAAATCCATATCAAGCAGCCATGGCAGTCCAAGCATTACAAGCTCAAGCAGCATAATGGTATCATGTAGTTCTCCCGGAAGCAGTCCTTTGCCAAGTAGCTTGAGTAGTATTCCACATGTATCTAGTTCAGTCAGTGAATGTTCATTTACTAAATCTCATCCTAGTATTTCTATTCCAAGTTCAATGAGTCTCAGTAAATCCTGCAGTGCAATGATATCAAGTAGCTGTTCAGGCAGTGAGAGTAATATTGTTTCCAGCAGCTCTGAATCAAGTAGCCATAGCAGTTTGAGTTCTGTTATTTCAGTTTCAAGAAGTAGTTCATGTTCCAGCAGTATCAGTGCTTCTAGTAGTAAATCGATATCAAGCAGCCAACACAGTTCAAGCTTTACAAGCTCTATCAGTCCAAGTAGTTCAAGCAGCATAATGGAATCACGTAGTTCTGGAATTACAAGTAGTATTGTTTCAAGCAGTTCTTTGTCGAGTAGCTTGAGCATTGTTCAAAACATATCTAGCTCAGTCAGTGAATGTTCACTAAGAGAAAAGAGCTCATCTTCAAGTAGTTCCATTTATTCATCATGTATACCAAGTAGTCTTGTTTTAAGAAGTTCCAGTTGTGTTAGTCCATCTTCAAGAATTGAAAGTAGCTCCTTTTCAAGCAGTAAATCTCTTCCCAGCAGTTCTATATCAAGCTTAATAAGTCTCAGTATATCATGTAGTGCACTGATATCAAGTAGCTTTACAGGCAGTGGAAGTAATATTGCTTCCAGCAGCTCTGAGTCAAGTAGCCAGAGCAGTTTGAGTTCTGTTATATCAGATTCAAGAAGTGAAATTGGATCAAGTAGTTCATGTTCAAGCAGTATTCGTAAATCCATATCAAGCAGCCATGGCAGTCCAAGCATTACAAGCTCAAGCAGCATAATGGTATCATGTAGTTCTCCCGGAAGCAGTCCTTTGCCAAGTAGCTTGAGTAGTATTCCACATGTATCTAGTTCAGTCAGTGAATGTTCATTTACTAAATCTCATCCTAGTATTTCTATTCCAAGTTCAATGAGTCTCAGTAAATCCTGCAGTGCAATGATATCAAGTAGCTGTTCAGGCAGTGAGAGTAATATTGTTTCCAGCAGCTCTGAATCAAGTAGCCATAGCAGTTTGAGTTCTGTTATTTCAGTTTCAAGAAGTAGTTCATGTTCCAGCAGTATCAGTGCTTCTAGTAGTAAATCGATATCAAGCAGCCAACACAGTTCAAGCTTTATAAGCTCTATCAGTCCAAGTAGTTCAAGCAGCACAATGGAATCACGTAGTTCTGGAATTACAAGTAGTATTGTTTCAAGCAGTTCTTTGTCGAGTAGCTTGAGCATTGTTCAAAACATATCTAGCTCAGTCAGTGAATGTTCACTAAGAGAAGTGAGCTCATCTTCAAGTAGTTCCATTTATTCATCATGTATACCAAGTAGTCTTGTTTCAAGAAGTTCCAGTTGTGTTAGTCCATCTTCAAGAATTGAAAGTAGCTCCTTTTCAAGCAGTAAATCTCTTCCCAGCAGTTCTATATCAAGCTTAATAAGTCTCAGTATATCATGTAGTGCACTGATATCAAGTAGCTTTACAGGCAGTGGAAGTAATATTGCTTCCAGCAGCTCTGAGTCAAGTAGCCAGAGCAGTTTGAGTTCTGTTATATCAGATTCAAGAAGTGAAATTGGATCAAGTAGTTCATGTTCAAGCAGTATTCGTAAATCCATATCAAGCAGCCATGGCAGTCCAAGCATTACAAGCTCAAGCAGCATAATGGTATCATGTAGTTCTCCCGGAAGCAGTCCTTTGCCAAGTAGCTTGAGTAGTATTCCACATGTATCTAGTTCAGTCAGTGAATGTTCATTTACTAAATCTCATCCTAGTATTTCTATTCCAAGTTCAATGAGTCTCAGTAAATCCTGCAGTGCAATGATATCAAGTAGCTGTTCAGGCAGTGAGAGTAATATTGTTTCCAGCAGCTCTGAATCAAGTAGCCATAGCAGTTTGAGTTCTGTTATTTCAGTTTCAAGAAGTAGTTCATGTTCCAGCAGTATCAGTGCTTCTAGTAGTAAATCGATATCAAGCAGCCAACACAGTTCAAGCTTTACAAGCTCTATCAGTCCAAGTAGTTCAAGCAGCATAATGGAATCACGTAGTTCTGGAATTACAAGTAGTATTGTTTCAAGCAGTTCTTTGTCGAGTAGCTTGAGCATTGTTCAAAACATATCTAGCTCAGTCAGTGAATGTTCACTAAGAGAA